A single region of the Corticium candelabrum chromosome 15, ooCorCand1.1, whole genome shotgun sequence genome encodes:
- the LOC134190747 gene encoding kelch-like protein diablo has protein sequence MSQFCDSDVALRLFRFSDVCRHKQTFCDVTIETNLGPLPAHRLVLSAASPVLYRISTSTDHKLPTKLDLSSMDGAAVRTVVDFAYTGKLELEGGNCASVARVATALEMDKIVNVCVSFLQRNVSIESCLTTWQLAQELELVELLLFCDKFFARVTEGEKEELMQMAAFRRLPRVMTELETGGGNEFDAKQFANAAVGVLKVNYNGCLTPYVEEVMRLVGADERYVATQGDNHATLGDNHTPATSPNREWLRGDDSRGTVGPSSAARRLMLEDDVSCVKESEEMTLVDSSHCTSENNWKVLTMLPSTNDVCIGLVVLDGQLAVLCMAVIPVGHDQPLSASPPHLPLSRQSSESSNSVQFLASLHTARCSMGICIHDGDIFAVGGYNRLDCLNTMEIYDHESNSWSVASQMGSRRGRCAAASVNGKIYCFGGSDGQRVLKSAEIYNINKNAWQSIMPMSSPRSRLSCTVLDGCIYAIGGGSCMNYPLRTVEKYNPLTGIWTMAPSLCEPRTDAGVAVVKQNIYVVGGSNRWSSLSSVECFNATLGKWSLVTPMQTPRRGAGVVSLNGKVYVIGGHDSTQSLDSMEIYDPVTQTWLYGSPMSTARANMAAIVLDGLIFAVGGFDGATFLNTMEYFDPGDNKWHLFFSL, from the coding sequence ATGTCGCAGTTTTGCGACAGCGATGTAGCGTTGCGTCTTTTCAGATTCTCTGACGTTTGTCGTCATAAACAAACGTTTTGTGACGTGACGATTGAGACAAACTTGGGTCCTCTTCCTGCTCACCGTCTCGTCCTATCCGCAGCCTCGCCGGTCTTGTACCGCATCTCAACTTCTACTGATCACAAACTTCCGACTAAGTTGGATCTCAGCTCGATGGATGGGGCGGCGGTCAGGACAGTGGTTGACTTTGCCTACACCGGAAAACTGGAGCTTGAGGGTGGCAACTGTGCGTCTGTTGCCCGCGTTGCTACGGCGTTAGAAATGGATAAAATCGTCAACGTTTGCGTTTCCTTTTTGCAGCGAAATGTGAGCATCGAGTCTTGTCTTACGACGTGGCAGCTCGCGCAAGAGCTCGAGCTCGTTGAGCTATTACTATTTTGCGATAAGTTTTTTGCTCGGGTGACCGAAGGTGAGAAGGAGGAGCTTATGCAGATGGCCGCTTTTCGGCGGCTTCCGCGTGTGATGACGGAACTGGAAACGGGCGGGGGAAACGAGTTCGATGCTAAGCAGTTTGCTAACGCAGCTGTGGGTGTATTGAAGGTCAACTACAATGGCTGTTTGACACCATACGTAGAAGAGGTGATGAGACTGGTAGGTGCCGATGAGCGTTACGTGGCAACCCAAGGTGACAACCACGCAACTCTGGGTGACAACCACACACCTGCAACGTCACCCAATCGGGAATGGTTACGAGGAGATGACAGCAGAGGGACGGTCGGTCCAAGTTCTGCAGCAAGAAGGTTGATGTTGGAAGATGATGTGAGTTGTGTGAAGGAATCAGAGGAGATGACGTTAGTTGATTCTTCCCATTGCACGTCGGAGAACAACTGGAAAGTATTGACTATGCTTCCTTCTACAAATGATGTCTGTATTGGCCTTGTTGTGCTTGATGGTCAGTTGGCTGTTTTGTGTATGGCGGTGATTCCTGTAGGTCACGATCAGCCTCTATCTGCAAGTCCTCCGCATCTTCCTTTATCACGACAATCCAGTGAGAGCTCCAACAGTGTCCAATTTCTTGCTTCCCTTCACACGGCAAGATGCAGCATGGGTATTTGCATTCATGATGGTGACATCTTTGCAGTAGGTGGCTATAACAGGCTGGATTGTCTCAATACTATGGAGATCTATGATCATGAATCTAATAGCTGGTCAGTAGCCAGTCAAATGGGTTCACGACGTGGCCGCTGTGCTGCAGCTTCTGTCAATGGTAAAATCTACTGCTTCGGTGGCAGTGACGGTCAGCGTGTTCTGAAATCAGCAGAAATTtacaatatcaacaaaaatGCATGGCAGAGCATCATGCCAATGTCATCGCCTCGAAGCCGTCTCAGCTGTACTGTATTGGATGGATGCATCTATGCTATTGGTGGTGGGTCTTGCATGAACTACCCACTTCGAACTGTTGAGAAGTACAATCCACTCACCGGCATTTGGACAATGGCTCCCTCTCTTTGTGAACCACGTACCGATGCTGGAGTGGCTGTTGTGAAGCAAAACATCTATGTCGTGGGTGGTAGCAATCGCTGGAGTAGTTTATCATCAGTTGAGTGTTTTAATGCAACGCTTGGAAAATGGTCTCTGGTAACTCCAATGCAAACTCCACGAAGAGGTGCAGGAGTTGTTAGTTTGAATGGCAAGGTGTATGTCATTGGTGGCCATGACTCGACTCAATCACTGGATTCAATGGAGATTTATGATCCTGTCACTCAAACATGGTTATATGGCAGTCCAATGAGCACTGCACGTGCCAACATggcagcaatcgttttggatGGTTTGATTTTTGCAGTTGGAGGATTTGATGGTGCcacatttctcaacacaaTGGAGTATTTCGATCCCGGTGACAACAAATGGCACTTATTTTTCAGTCTATAA
- the LOC134190785 gene encoding transmembrane protein 203-like, with translation MLFSLKETSRWLGLSPFEIWIHLVCTCVFSVLVPLKVDGVLSTSTSWWQVFSPLFISDAVTGYFTVIVFIRLYMSHHVALAASRSVWSGVLLLLFSIFKLLVCLRLEQISQVSYATAMTPIFIALGLLAIRGCYVNDNSD, from the coding sequence ATGTTGTTCTCGTTGAAGGAGACTTCGCGCTGGCTTGGATTGTCTCCGTTCGAGATATGGATTCATTTagtatgcacgtgtgtgttttCAGTGCTGGTTCCTCTCAAGGTTGACGGCGTGTTGTCGACATCTACCAGTTGGTGGCAAgttttctctcctctcttcatATCTGACGCTGTAACAGGATACTTCACTGTCATTGTCTTCATCCGACTCTACATGTCACATCACGTCGCGCTGGCCGCGTCTAGATCGGTGTGGAGTGGCGTTCTCCTTCTTCTTTTTTCTATCTTCaagctgcttgtctgtctcagACTCGAACAGATCAGTCAAGTTTCCTACGCCACCGCCATGACGCCGATATTTATTGCTCTTGGTTTACTTGCCATTCGCGGTTGCTACGTAAACGATAATTCAGACTGA
- the LOC134190748 gene encoding uncharacterized protein LOC134190748 — MRGHVLSLLLLLLVDNSFSVSDSLLLSAATSTSSARVAAAQHANATSRLVEASTAPAPTPAVFTSASVFVSTSVTRVESTRVGLSLSSVVVKVSAAMRAGVGMGQSLEKPYLQQLSSTYHIQSVSKSLSLVFLQSSSSSLLQTSLQIILQPSSQPSLQSSSQLAVQPISQLLSSLELSSQPISQPSLQLSSKSAEQPNLQSPLLDTSLQPTLQPSLQSSLKPTLQPISQLPSMESSSQATLQLPSHVQSSLQLSVQLPLQQTLQPSLQPQPMLQSSSQLVELSLQSSLEQRVQFVQSSLQPSSHLSSHLSIQLLLKSSASLSITELSASASRAVDYTSSSPTATETVPTSFQDLCQNYSCGHHLMCKTSNVNGSVIAVCVCMDFNKTCDAVHHNPVCGTDGMTYPSLCHLKEQASCKHVHKASDGACPIDGTTSTGHISMSHVSPSSHITPSSRTDGGSELSSSEWAAIAVALVIAALLLLVLGAGIMKWIYHRQYLKKYMYWNTPHSETHFKNQAYRGAF, encoded by the exons ATGAGAGGTCACGTGTTGTCTCtcttgttgctgctgcttgtTGACA ATTCATTTTCTGTGTCTGACTCGTTGCTTTTGTCTGCTGCTACCTCAACATCTTCAGCTAGAGTTGCAGCAGCACAACATGCAAATGCAACAAGTCGATTAGTTGAGGCCTCTACAGCACCAGCACCAACACCAGCTGTTTTCACTTCTGCTAGTGTCTTTGTATCTACTTCAGTGACTAGAGTTGAATCTACGAGGGTaggtttgtctctgtcttctGTTGTGGTTAAAGTTTCTGCAGCAATGAGGGCGGGCGTTGGTATGGGACAGTCATTGGAAAAGCCATATTTGCAACAGTTGTCTAGCACATACCATATACAGTCAGTCTCTAAGTCTCTTTCACTGGTATTCTTACAATCGTCTTCAAGCTCATTATTGCAAACATCCTTGCAAATAATATTACAGCCATCTTCACAGCCATCTTTGCAATCATCTTCACAGCTAGCAGTACAGCCAATTTCACAGCTGTTGTCGTCTTTAGAGTTGTCTTCACAACCAATATCACAGCCATCTTTGCAATTATCTTCGAAGTCAGCAGAACAGCCAAATTTACAGTCGCCACTTTTGGACACATCTTTACAGCCAACATTACAGCCGTCTTTACAGTCATCTTTGAAGCCAACTTTACAACCAATTTCACAGCTGCCATCTATGGAGTCATCTTCACAGGCAACGTTGCAGCTACCTTCACATGTGCAGTCATCTTTGCAGCTATCTGTGCAATTACCTTTACAGCAAACATTGCAGCCATCTTTGCAGCCCCAGCCAATGTTACAGTCATCTTCACAGCTAGTAGAGTTGTCTTTACAGTCTTCATTGGAGCAAAGGGTACAATTTGTACAGTCATCTTTACAGCCATCGTCACATTTATCGTCACATTTATCTATACAGTTACTTTTAAAGTCATCTGCATCGTTATCTATTACAGAGCTATCAGCTTCAGCAAGTCGGGCAGTAGATTATACATCAAGTAGCCCCACTGCTACTGAAACAGTTCCAACAAGTTTCCAAG ATCTTTGCCAGAATTACTCCTGTGGGCACCATTTGATGTGCAAGACAAGCAACGTAAATGGCAGTGTAATAgctgtatgtgtctgtatggACTTCAATAAGACATGTGATGCTGTGCATCATAATCCTGTTTGTGGCACTGATGGCATGACATATCCAAGTTTGTGTCATTTGAAAGAACAAGCCTCGTGCAAGCATGTGCACAAAGCGTCAGATGGTGCCTGTCCAATAG ATGGAACAACATCGACTGGTCACATTTCAATGAGTCATGTTTCACCAAGCAGTCATATCACTCCTAGCAGTAGGACAGATGGTGGAAGTGAGCTGTCGAGCTCTGAATGGGCTGCTATTGCAGTTGCTCTTGTCATAGCCGCTCTGTTGCTTCTTGTGCTTGGTGCGGGCATTATGAAGTGGATATACCATCGCCAGTATCTAAAGAAGTACATGTATTGG aaCACGCCACACTCGGAGACACACTTCAAGAATCAAGCATACAGAGGAGCTTTCTAA
- the LOC134190525 gene encoding uncharacterized protein LOC134190525, protein MSRIAVTVVILAWLSLFLHAGIGRVDANSSSMASNVVSATPTPDLGMGGVSGTDAKPIHSMAITERPTTEMPTTEKPTTERPSTAGASTAGDNSTTAAGSTDATSAGVTNTTGETDQQDCSRSDCCDNTYCVENKLCTCGCDIKPLCALIVDKKSKEGVAKLDFNNQCSIKVYNDKNTTHTAHRFYYEECVYESDYWDGSRVFPLVVGIYGAILILLAIAIAVLHGGVSGEYSVTNPESSTVVKNQAYVGAQ, encoded by the exons ATGAGCCGGATTGCAGTAACG GTCGTCATTTTGGCTTGGCTGTCGCTATTCTTACACGCAGGAATAGGCAGAGTGGATGCGAACA GTTCGTCTATGGCTAGTAATGTCGTTAGTGCTACGCCTACACCAGACCTAGGGATGGGCGGTGTTTCTGGCACTGATGCAAAACCAATTCATTCCATGGCAATTACAGAGAGACCAACTACAGAAATGCCAACTACAGAAAAGCCAACTACAGAGCGACCATCTACGGCGGGTGCAAGCACGGCAGGAGACAACAGCACAACAGCAGCAGGTTCCACTGACGCCACCAGCGCTGGTGTAACAAACACAACTGGGGAAACAGACCAACAAG aCTGTTCTCGAagtgactgttgtgacaacaCGTATTGTGTGGAAAATAAATTATGTACCTGTGGTTGTGATATCAAGCCACTGTGTGCACTTATTGTGGATAAGAAAAGCAAGGAAGGGGTGGCCAAACTGGATTTTAACAATCAATGCTCCATTAAAGTTTATAACGATAAGAATACTACACATACGGCCCACAGATTCTACTATGAAGAATGTGTTTATGAAA GTGATTACTGGGATGGCTCGAGGGTTTTTCCGTTAGTTGTTGGAATCTATGGTGCTATTTTGATTCTACTGGCAATTGCCATTGCGGTGCTACATGGAGGTGTGTCAGGAGAATATTCTGTCACG AATCCTGAGTCATCTACTGTAGTAAAGAATCAAGCCTATGTTGGAGCTCAGTAA